One window of the Candidatus Eremiobacteraceae bacterium genome contains the following:
- a CDS encoding VOC family protein gives MKQTASDPTGAGQGLVLELWGVRYQVKDVARSVAFYSQKLGFKVDHQQLPAFAQVSIGGLKLVLSGPGASGSRQMPDGRTQEPGGWNRIILHVEDLPHHIEEMRRAGYLFRNQMETGPGGKQIQLEDPDANPIELFEPSRQ, from the coding sequence ATGAAACAAACGGCGTCTGATCCGACAGGAGCAGGACAAGGCCTGGTGTTGGAACTGTGGGGCGTTCGATATCAAGTGAAGGACGTCGCACGCTCCGTCGCCTTTTACTCCCAGAAACTCGGCTTCAAGGTGGACCACCAACAGTTGCCGGCGTTCGCTCAGGTTTCCATCGGCGGCCTTAAACTCGTACTCAGCGGCCCAGGAGCCTCGGGCTCCCGGCAGATGCCGGACGGCCGCACGCAAGAACCGGGCGGATGGAACCGCATAATTCTTCACGTGGAAGATCTGCCTCATCATATCGAGGAAATGAGAAGAGCCGGTTACCTGTTCCGCAACCAGATGGAGACGGGTCCGGGCGGCAAACAAATCCAACTGGAAGACCCCGACGCGAATCCGATCGAGTTGTTCGAGCCTTCCCGCCAATAG
- a CDS encoding DJ-1/PfpI family protein, with product MNRKNAIFRVAAFAGGIAASSLLLQAATSGSKPTGTPAPERGRPLKPPASGPVRVGIVVGPQLVAIDAFGPYAAFRAATMGADRMTSPLFRSYMISANTDAIDVDGLQLQAQYSFDDAPQPHVIVVPNQLTSPQTVAYVKRAGAHADVTMSVCTGAFIVAQAGLFDGLRATTHHLAYDIFAQSFPRVTLLRGSKYVEEPNVSSSGGETSGIDLALRVVERYYGADVAKAAAYMMEYRRGPRPQSIADV from the coding sequence ATGAACAGAAAGAACGCGATTTTCCGCGTGGCCGCTTTCGCCGGCGGCATCGCCGCTTCTTCATTGCTGCTCCAAGCAGCGACGAGCGGTTCGAAGCCGACAGGAACCCCGGCTCCGGAACGCGGGAGGCCGCTGAAGCCGCCGGCGAGCGGTCCGGTGCGGGTGGGCATCGTCGTCGGGCCTCAGCTCGTCGCGATCGACGCATTCGGGCCCTACGCAGCATTTCGGGCCGCGACGATGGGCGCCGATCGCATGACGTCGCCGCTCTTCCGGTCGTACATGATCTCGGCGAATACCGACGCGATCGATGTCGACGGGCTGCAGCTCCAAGCCCAATATTCATTCGACGACGCGCCGCAACCGCACGTCATCGTCGTACCGAACCAACTGACGTCACCTCAAACCGTCGCTTACGTCAAGCGCGCAGGTGCTCACGCAGACGTGACGATGTCGGTATGTACGGGCGCGTTCATCGTCGCTCAGGCAGGTCTTTTCGACGGGCTGCGAGCGACGACACACCATCTCGCGTACGATATCTTCGCGCAGTCGTTTCCTCGGGTCACGCTGTTGCGCGGATCGAAATATGTGGAAGAGCCGAACGTCTCGTCGTCGGGCGGCGAGACGTCAGGCATCGACCTCGCATTGCGAGTCGTCGAGCGATACTACGGCGCGGACGTCGCGAAGGCAGCGGCGTACATGATGGAATACCGCCGCGGCCCGCGGCCACAAAGCATCGCCGACGTCTGA
- a CDS encoding AAA family ATPase codes for MATGRLTTLGALALEIDGVMLGMPTIQKARAIMAFLALNRRGDVSRERLTEIFWPEAEPQRAHDNFKTTLWAIRRSFRKNGIDPDDFIHATRLIVRWRAPLWVDAEEFVNAAADECGDPQTALGLYNGDFLEGVSEEWAVSERERLAVIYESLLVRSLERSPDVAVAQRMIERNPYHEPAYAALIDAELAAERYVAAVSVIARCRAALADVGARPSFAFEARYGAIEAPARPAETTPTIRFVGREPELEAIDSAFARAAKETGGVLLFVGDAGIGKSSILSQGRAFAAARHVAMFTVRCVENDAGAYGPWPRLYSQVSDDDFNRLVVAGATEAAVSCASAVCAAVRGPIALMVDDVHALRAEGLAMFATIARELTRVGHGVIATLRPEGIHTVRSALSGIPFDEVDVLPLDRPEVDLLIRQVMQEGADALAGPLYDRTQGHPLFIVGIFDSLAHSGAIRPEVRGWRLTKPLDHRLDLPESLRRQVETRVRSRGEDATSVACALALEPEATADDVAAVLGIGETRTLDAFDDLLDLGVIRQPSVGPQFEFCHDVFREVGATLLNAGRRVRLHRIFAARLAESTVSDRALRRARHLAAAHDHLEAAVAFEEASWDASSLSAWHEAAERARKGLAQLEKVSVGPQRFRLVGSHHRLLANANVQLGDVAAGIAAATDALRHTRLSGDDRLHADSLLTRSWAYATGFRPGEQAADANEAAEIAHRLGDHAMVGRALRLASNAYRFQGRQHEAIATARRAYEAGVNAADWNVASGAIDVLLRAQITWWRFRDAAETAALERSTASRAGRPAEMMFTYTRSLLWYALERFAEAKGELDALTRYIASGEAQHDAGGVAAYPVWHFEMWVRYMRAILASAVRDWDALVENARASEQAARSSASPVRWNAIANVLIDGLLGRGAPGDIDEAASLTSRLIEVQAAQTLFGWSHCPELSRARVAAALRRPDAAELLGQALDAVEKNALSTPLDADRAFEHLAASAAAVGCEAVWNKAQARSDHYRAKRRAAAVEFSPGEDLKQAIDTP; via the coding sequence ATGGCCACCGGCCGGCTCACAACGCTCGGCGCTTTGGCTCTCGAGATCGATGGCGTCATGCTCGGCATGCCGACGATCCAAAAGGCTCGTGCGATCATGGCGTTTCTCGCCTTAAACCGTCGAGGCGACGTCAGTCGTGAACGTCTGACCGAAATCTTCTGGCCCGAAGCAGAGCCGCAGCGAGCTCACGATAATTTCAAGACCACGCTGTGGGCGATCCGCCGTAGTTTTCGTAAGAACGGCATCGACCCGGACGACTTCATCCATGCGACGAGGCTTATCGTCCGCTGGCGCGCCCCTCTTTGGGTCGATGCCGAAGAGTTCGTCAACGCTGCCGCCGACGAGTGCGGTGACCCTCAGACCGCGCTGGGTTTGTACAACGGTGATTTCTTAGAAGGCGTCTCCGAAGAGTGGGCTGTCAGCGAACGGGAGCGGCTCGCAGTGATATACGAGTCGCTGCTGGTCAGAAGCCTCGAGCGCTCGCCCGACGTCGCCGTCGCTCAGCGGATGATAGAGCGTAACCCATACCACGAGCCGGCGTACGCCGCACTCATCGACGCCGAGCTCGCGGCTGAAAGATATGTCGCGGCGGTGTCGGTCATAGCGCGCTGCCGCGCCGCTCTTGCCGATGTGGGCGCGCGACCATCCTTCGCGTTCGAAGCACGATATGGGGCGATCGAGGCACCGGCTCGACCTGCGGAAACGACGCCGACGATTCGATTTGTCGGAAGAGAGCCGGAGCTCGAAGCGATCGATAGCGCTTTCGCACGGGCAGCGAAGGAGACGGGCGGCGTGCTGCTATTCGTCGGCGACGCCGGTATCGGCAAGTCTTCGATATTAAGCCAAGGGCGCGCGTTTGCGGCGGCACGCCACGTCGCTATGTTTACGGTGCGCTGTGTCGAGAACGATGCCGGCGCTTATGGCCCCTGGCCGCGCCTCTACTCGCAGGTGTCGGACGACGATTTCAACCGGTTGGTGGTGGCGGGCGCGACCGAGGCTGCAGTATCCTGTGCATCTGCTGTCTGCGCCGCAGTTCGAGGTCCGATTGCGTTGATGGTGGATGACGTACATGCGCTGCGAGCCGAGGGCCTCGCTATGTTCGCGACGATCGCCCGCGAGCTGACACGTGTCGGCCACGGCGTGATCGCCACGCTTCGGCCCGAGGGGATTCACACGGTGCGCTCAGCGCTGAGCGGCATCCCGTTCGACGAGGTCGACGTATTGCCGCTCGATCGCCCAGAAGTAGATTTGCTGATCCGACAGGTGATGCAAGAGGGAGCCGACGCCTTGGCGGGCCCGCTCTATGACCGCACGCAGGGTCACCCGCTCTTCATCGTCGGTATCTTCGATTCGCTCGCCCATTCCGGCGCGATCCGCCCAGAAGTTCGCGGATGGCGGCTTACGAAACCCCTCGATCACCGGCTCGACCTGCCAGAATCGCTCAGACGCCAGGTCGAGACGCGCGTGCGTTCGCGCGGCGAAGACGCGACGAGCGTCGCATGCGCGTTGGCGCTCGAACCGGAGGCGACCGCCGACGACGTCGCAGCCGTGCTCGGCATCGGGGAGACGCGGACTCTCGATGCTTTCGACGACTTGCTCGACCTGGGCGTGATCCGGCAGCCATCCGTCGGTCCACAGTTCGAGTTCTGTCACGACGTCTTTCGCGAGGTTGGCGCGACGTTGCTCAACGCGGGCCGTCGCGTGCGTCTGCACCGTATATTCGCGGCGCGCCTTGCGGAGAGTACGGTAAGCGATCGCGCCCTGCGGCGGGCACGACATCTCGCTGCCGCCCACGATCACTTAGAGGCCGCGGTCGCATTTGAGGAAGCGTCATGGGACGCATCGTCGCTCTCTGCGTGGCATGAAGCCGCGGAGCGCGCCCGCAAGGGCTTGGCGCAACTCGAGAAAGTCAGCGTCGGTCCTCAGCGCTTTCGGCTTGTCGGCAGCCATCATAGACTTCTCGCCAACGCCAATGTGCAACTCGGCGACGTCGCTGCTGGCATCGCGGCTGCAACGGACGCTCTCCGGCATACGCGTTTATCGGGTGATGATCGGCTCCACGCGGACTCGCTCCTGACGCGAAGCTGGGCGTACGCCACCGGATTTCGACCAGGCGAACAGGCCGCCGATGCGAACGAGGCCGCCGAGATCGCGCATCGTCTCGGAGATCATGCTATGGTCGGTCGCGCGCTGCGTCTCGCATCGAACGCGTATCGCTTCCAAGGTCGCCAACACGAAGCGATTGCGACGGCCCGCAGAGCCTACGAGGCCGGTGTGAACGCCGCCGATTGGAATGTCGCAAGCGGCGCAATCGACGTACTTTTGAGAGCACAGATCACGTGGTGGCGGTTCCGGGATGCTGCCGAGACAGCGGCGCTCGAAAGGTCAACCGCCAGTCGCGCCGGGCGTCCCGCGGAGATGATGTTCACATATACTCGGTCACTTCTGTGGTATGCTCTCGAGCGTTTCGCGGAGGCGAAAGGCGAGCTCGACGCTTTGACCCGGTACATCGCGTCGGGCGAGGCGCAACACGACGCTGGGGGCGTCGCCGCCTATCCTGTGTGGCATTTCGAAATGTGGGTCCGCTACATGCGCGCAATACTGGCAAGCGCAGTGCGAGATTGGGATGCGCTCGTCGAAAACGCTCGGGCCTCAGAGCAAGCGGCTCGATCGTCGGCTTCGCCAGTTCGTTGGAACGCGATTGCGAACGTCCTCATCGACGGCTTGCTCGGGCGCGGGGCCCCGGGAGATATTGATGAGGCTGCGAGCCTCACCTCGCGCCTGATAGAAGTTCAGGCGGCGCAGACGCTGTTCGGCTGGAGTCATTGTCCGGAGCTCTCACGCGCTCGCGTCGCGGCTGCGCTTCGCCGACCCGATGCTGCTGAGTTACTGGGTCAGGCACTCGACGCCGTCGAGAAGAACGCACTGTCCACGCCGCTCGACGCCGACCGCGCCTTCGAGCACCTGGCGGCTTCGGCCGCGGCCGTCGGCTGCGAGGCCGTGTGGAACAAGGCGCAGGCGCGGTCCGACCATTACCGTGCCAAGCGGCGCGCTGCTGCCGTCGAGTTCTCCCCAGGCGAGGACTTGAAACAGGCGATCGACACTCCCTGA
- a CDS encoding AraC family transcriptional regulator: MRHARGSSVAPHSHEAPYLSLLLEGSYTEGAADFSVRYEPYTVVFHDALTEHWDAIEESGCRMFFVELLASWTTVIAAAQKRAHLFEMDGSAPVWLVLRLHREFLAGDAASPLTIESVLFELCAYLSHPIPDASREPAWIAETEAVLRADIATRVDLRSLAAQVNVDPSHLCKTFRRFRRRTIGDYVMGLRVRFVCRQLVETSEPLSAITARAGFTDQSHMTRFFKRFTGISPAAYRRQQVREPIET; this comes from the coding sequence GTGCGGCACGCGCGCGGCTCGAGTGTCGCTCCCCATTCGCACGAAGCGCCGTACCTCAGTCTACTCCTCGAAGGATCGTATACCGAAGGCGCCGCGGACTTCTCTGTGCGCTACGAACCGTATACCGTCGTGTTCCACGATGCGCTTACGGAGCACTGGGATGCGATCGAAGAGAGCGGCTGCCGGATGTTTTTCGTCGAGCTTTTGGCGTCATGGACGACCGTGATCGCCGCCGCTCAAAAGCGTGCGCACCTCTTCGAGATGGACGGCAGCGCGCCGGTGTGGTTGGTCCTGCGGCTGCATCGAGAGTTTCTCGCCGGCGATGCGGCATCGCCCTTGACGATCGAGTCGGTATTGTTCGAATTGTGCGCGTACCTGTCGCACCCGATACCTGACGCGTCTCGCGAACCGGCGTGGATAGCGGAAACCGAAGCGGTGCTGCGCGCGGACATCGCGACACGCGTCGACCTTCGTTCGCTCGCGGCGCAGGTGAACGTCGACCCGTCGCATCTGTGCAAGACGTTCCGCCGCTTTCGGCGACGCACGATCGGCGACTACGTGATGGGGTTGCGCGTGCGCTTCGTCTGCCGGCAGCTCGTCGAGACGAGCGAGCCGCTCAGCGCGATCACCGCGCGGGCTGGTTTTACGGATCAGAGCCATATGACCCGGTTCTTCAAACGCTTCACGGGGATATCGCCAGCGGCGTACCGTCGCCAACAAGTCCGCGAGCCGATCGAGACTTGA
- a CDS encoding stalk domain-containing protein: protein MSITQKIGCALAAGLVAIASTSIAPSPARAQDITIVVNGQQVGFDQPPIERSGRVFVPLRGVFERLGASVVYDNGVINATGNGSNISLRIGSNVAIVNGSQEMLDVAPFLVGARTLVPLRFVSQALGANVDWNNNTSTVTIAMAGGPQPTSAPNYSVSITNMHPADSSVVSARRPSVSGTFSSPVDPNSVRISLDGRDVSSTTYVSATAFQFSPPYDLAPTTHTVHVTGKDANGNPFDRSWSFTSGTSGVQNYITNVSPTNGATVGGSFTVSGTTQPNSRVHIAAVSTTNMGGYFTVSTGSYNADVMADSYGHFSQAVTINAVSGGDIGVRLTSVEPTANAATTITLQYHG, encoded by the coding sequence ATGAGCATCACGCAAAAAATCGGCTGCGCGCTTGCCGCAGGCCTCGTCGCAATCGCCTCAACTTCAATAGCGCCGTCGCCGGCGCGCGCGCAGGATATCACCATCGTCGTCAACGGCCAGCAGGTGGGCTTCGATCAGCCGCCGATCGAACGATCGGGCCGCGTTTTCGTCCCCCTTCGCGGTGTATTTGAACGGCTTGGCGCAAGTGTCGTGTACGACAACGGCGTGATCAATGCGACGGGCAATGGCAGCAACATCAGCCTCAGGATCGGCTCGAACGTGGCGATCGTGAACGGCAGCCAAGAAATGCTCGATGTCGCGCCGTTCCTGGTAGGGGCGCGCACGCTCGTGCCGCTGCGCTTCGTGTCGCAGGCGTTGGGCGCAAACGTCGACTGGAACAACAACACGTCGACCGTCACCATCGCGATGGCCGGCGGTCCGCAGCCGACGTCCGCGCCTAACTATAGCGTCAGCATCACGAATATGCATCCTGCCGATAGCAGCGTCGTGTCGGCTAGGAGACCTTCGGTCTCGGGCACCTTCAGCAGCCCGGTCGATCCCAATTCGGTGAGGATCTCGCTCGACGGTCGAGACGTCTCGAGCACGACGTACGTCTCCGCGACCGCCTTCCAATTCTCGCCGCCATACGATCTCGCACCGACCACGCACACGGTTCATGTGACGGGCAAGGATGCTAACGGCAACCCGTTCGACCGCTCTTGGAGCTTCACGTCGGGTACGAGCGGCGTGCAGAATTACATCACGAACGTATCGCCGACGAATGGAGCGACTGTCGGCGGATCGTTCACTGTCTCGGGTACGACGCAGCCCAATTCGCGCGTGCACATCGCGGCCGTCAGTACGACGAATATGGGCGGCTACTTCACGGTCAGCACCGGGTCGTACAACGCGGATGTGATGGCGGATTCATACGGACACTTCTCGCAGGCGGTCACGATCAACGCCGTGAGCGGCGGCGACATCGGCGTTCGACTTACGTCGGTAGAACCGACCGCTAACGCAGCGACGACCATTACCCTGCAATATCACGGATAA
- a CDS encoding M28 family metallopeptidase has translation MHRTASRPTLAAFTALIAAVLCGCAHLTSAVPTVSEPIQSRTTDAGCDTHRNDTTTKLDACIQQSSLWQHLREFQRIADANPDAQGHGNRDTGTPGYEASVDHVARLMRGAGYHVTIEPYTYRASQVMGTPVFGTPSGAYAYARDWFVARRSGSGSLTAPVQAPRGSLDGCSPADFAGFTRGHIALLARGACSVDAQVTNAQHAGAGAAILYVTEGGPFETRIDDPAGIPVVGFASSVVGEALLQRYRSGNAPLVHIDVRMGESSGVDYNVIADSPYGDSHHVFVVDAHLDSIYGAGMLDNASGSTSILETALALANTPTKNRLRYIWFGGEEIGLLGSRYYTRNLTPSELRRIVFDFDVDVTATPNYDIQIADPAKAGNVDRFPPNVVPESRAGKDAIKDYFSSIGIVARTVFFGNDGTDSNSFSLVGVPNTGILTMQDCCKRPVEVRTWGGFLGDYEGQIPGFTGGCVDMPFKWCDNLSNNDPFVLGLVSKAVAQVTLQLANDSSLGR, from the coding sequence GTGCACCGCACCGCTTCGAGACCAACTCTCGCCGCCTTCACGGCGTTGATCGCCGCCGTTCTTTGCGGCTGCGCGCACCTGACCTCGGCCGTTCCGACCGTGTCAGAGCCCATCCAGAGCCGCACGACCGACGCCGGCTGCGATACGCACAGGAACGACACAACGACGAAACTCGATGCCTGCATCCAACAATCATCGCTGTGGCAACACCTCAGAGAATTCCAGAGAATCGCCGATGCCAATCCCGACGCGCAGGGGCATGGCAACCGAGACACGGGGACGCCCGGTTACGAAGCGTCGGTCGATCACGTCGCGCGTCTCATGCGGGGCGCGGGCTATCACGTCACGATTGAGCCATACACGTATCGCGCGAGTCAAGTGATGGGCACGCCGGTGTTCGGTACGCCGAGCGGCGCGTACGCGTATGCACGCGACTGGTTCGTCGCGCGACGATCGGGCAGCGGCTCGTTGACCGCGCCGGTACAGGCGCCGCGCGGTTCTCTTGATGGCTGTTCCCCAGCCGATTTCGCCGGATTCACACGCGGGCACATCGCACTGCTCGCGCGCGGCGCGTGTTCGGTCGACGCTCAGGTTACGAATGCGCAACATGCCGGCGCTGGTGCGGCGATTCTGTATGTCACGGAAGGCGGCCCGTTCGAAACCCGCATTGACGATCCGGCCGGCATCCCAGTCGTCGGCTTCGCCTCGAGTGTGGTTGGCGAAGCGCTGCTCCAACGCTATCGGTCGGGTAACGCGCCGCTGGTCCACATCGACGTGCGCATGGGCGAGAGCAGCGGCGTCGATTACAACGTCATCGCGGATTCGCCGTACGGCGATTCTCATCACGTGTTCGTGGTCGACGCACACCTCGATTCGATCTACGGCGCCGGCATGCTCGACAATGCTTCGGGCTCCACGTCGATTCTCGAAACCGCGCTAGCGTTGGCGAACACGCCGACGAAAAACCGGCTGCGCTACATCTGGTTCGGTGGCGAAGAGATCGGCCTGCTCGGCTCCCGTTACTATACGAGGAATCTGACTCCGTCGGAATTGCGGCGGATCGTGTTCGACTTCGATGTCGACGTCACGGCGACTCCGAACTACGATATCCAGATCGCCGACCCGGCGAAGGCGGGCAACGTGGATCGCTTCCCGCCGAACGTCGTGCCGGAATCGCGCGCCGGCAAGGATGCGATAAAGGACTACTTCAGCTCTATCGGCATCGTCGCGCGCACCGTGTTCTTCGGCAACGACGGCACCGACTCGAACTCGTTCAGTCTGGTCGGAGTGCCGAACACCGGGATTCTCACAATGCAAGATTGCTGCAAACGTCCGGTAGAAGTGCGGACATGGGGCGGATTCCTCGGCGATTACGAGGGTCAAATTCCGGGATTCACCGGCGGATGCGTCGACATGCCGTTCAAGTGGTGCGACAATCTGTCGAACAACGACCCGTTCGTGCTCGGGCTCGTCTCTAAAGCCGTCGCACAGGTCACGCTTCAGCTCGCGAACGACTCATCGCTGGGCAGGTAG
- a CDS encoding tetratricopeptide repeat protein yields the protein MLVATICALLFAVASPSSPPMTISGIVARHVAALGGIVRIHAVHSFVKRGWYHEGDFRIDTYTAQMRPFYRVIGDPVVHRLDQIHEGYDGSAWEYYPDPGVVVRTVRDAARATRNSAMFDDPLVEPTLHLTTLTLGDDATFEGHPVYTVHVTLVDGFKEDLLVDRDTFMIDGRWQVVPMHAFGARLKTYDVYDDYRPEGGIMMYHRDSEVDSATGRVLDDGGINSVVINPKLDLSFFSPPQWSLTPLQTMLERIYDEREDAGAVLTTYHQFFPLVEHDAKMGDAVDFIGYQCLKMGHTETAVALLKQNVADHPESAQAHFGLGRALQTSGDVTEAAVEYRKALTIDPSLSRAKAALDALGQTSH from the coding sequence ATGCTCGTCGCCACGATCTGCGCGCTGCTATTCGCGGTCGCGTCGCCTTCATCGCCTCCGATGACGATCTCCGGCATCGTGGCGCGCCACGTCGCCGCGCTCGGCGGCATCGTGAGAATACATGCGGTTCACTCCTTTGTCAAACGCGGTTGGTACCACGAGGGTGATTTCCGTATCGATACGTACACGGCGCAGATGCGACCGTTCTATCGCGTCATCGGCGATCCGGTCGTCCACCGCCTCGATCAGATCCATGAGGGCTACGACGGAAGCGCCTGGGAGTATTATCCAGATCCTGGCGTCGTCGTTCGCACCGTCCGCGACGCCGCCCGCGCGACTCGGAACTCGGCGATGTTCGACGATCCGCTCGTCGAGCCCACGCTTCATCTTACGACGCTGACGCTCGGCGATGACGCGACCTTTGAGGGGCATCCCGTATACACCGTGCACGTCACGCTCGTCGACGGCTTCAAGGAAGATCTGCTGGTCGACCGTGACACGTTCATGATCGATGGGCGCTGGCAGGTCGTGCCGATGCACGCCTTTGGCGCTCGACTGAAGACGTATGACGTCTACGATGACTACCGGCCTGAGGGCGGCATCATGATGTACCATCGGGATAGCGAAGTCGATTCGGCGACCGGACGCGTGCTCGACGACGGCGGCATCAATTCGGTGGTGATCAATCCGAAGCTCGACCTGTCTTTTTTCTCTCCACCGCAGTGGTCGCTCACGCCTTTGCAGACGATGCTCGAGCGGATCTACGACGAGCGCGAAGATGCCGGCGCGGTGCTCACGACATACCACCAGTTCTTTCCGCTTGTCGAGCATGACGCGAAGATGGGCGACGCTGTAGACTTCATCGGCTACCAGTGCCTCAAGATGGGTCACACCGAAACGGCGGTAGCACTTTTGAAGCAAAACGTCGCGGACCATCCCGAAAGCGCGCAGGCGCATTTCGGGCTCGGGCGCGCGCTGCAGACCTCAGGCGATGTCACCGAAGCCGCAGTGGAATATCGCAAGGCGTTGACGATCGATCCTTCGTTGAGCCGCGCAAAAGCCGCCTTGGACGCGCTCGGCCAGACTAGCCATTGA